The Primulina tabacum isolate GXHZ01 chromosome 7, ASM2559414v2, whole genome shotgun sequence genome includes a window with the following:
- the LOC142552150 gene encoding LOW QUALITY PROTEIN: protein IQ-DOMAIN 18-like (The sequence of the model RefSeq protein was modified relative to this genomic sequence to represent the inferred CDS: inserted 2 bases in 1 codon): protein MGKTGGSSWLTAVKRAFRSPTKDTDKRSCRRKTEHQDQREEKKTEKRRRWLFKKQSSNLNEGKIVATDETVLASEHRHAIAVAAATAAAVEAAVATAKAAVEIIRLTQPTNAASLKQHSAAKVIQTAFRGYLARSALAALKGIVKLQALIRGQNVRKQANMTMKCMQALLRVQARVRDQRARLSHDEGRRSMPGETNRTMYLNDIRNRRSMSRDGSWATDEWRDCPSTLEDLDDIVKASNEAXESTRENTLAFAFSQQNKIWDSYRNPYDEGENELENRASYLDKWTTARKQREIGSRASTDHRRDSFKTVEIDSQKTTSTYSSTNARKSNCQSPLHRQSIPHAAVSSHHRSSSLHTITQSPITPSTVPKPRPLQVRSSSPRCLRDESSYSTANTPSLRSMPCSNNTMMPNYMASTESAKARIRSHSAPRQRPSTPDRDRGGGSAKKRLTYPIPEPYYANCGFGSFNHNLRSPSFKSVKAGYVGMEQQSNYSCYTDSIGGEISPCSTTDLRRWLR from the exons AAGACAGAGAAGAGGAGGAGATGGCTGTTCAAGAAGCAATCTAGTAATTTAAATGAAGGAAAAATAGTTGCAACAGATGAGACTGTGTTGGCTTCCGAGCATAGACATGCCATAGCCGTGGCTGCGGCCACGGCCGCGGCGGTTGAAGCTGCGGTGGCGACTGCGAAAGCGGCGGTTGAGATAATCAGGTTGACTCAGCCAACTAATGCCGCTTCATTGAAACAGCATTCTGCGGCCAAAGTCATTCAAACTGCATTTAGGGGATACCTA GCGAGGAGTGCTCTAGCAGCGCTTAAAGGAATAGTGAAACTTCAAGCTCTAATAAGAGGGCAGAATGTAAGAAAACAAGCTAATATGACCATGAAATGCATGCAAGCTCTCCTTCGAGTTCAGGCCCGAGTGCGTGATCAACGTGCCCGGCTATCGCATGATGAAGGGAGAAGATCAATGCCTGGGGAAACAAACCGTACTATGTACCTTAACGACATAAGAAACAGGAGGTCCATG TCTAGAGATGGAAGCTGGGCCACTGATGAATGGAGAGACTGCCCAAGTACACTTGAGGACCTTGATGACATTGTAAAAGCCAGCAATGAAGC TGAATCCACGCGTGAAAATACCCTGGCTTTTGCTTTCTCCCAACAG AATAAGATATGGGATTCCTATAGGAATCCATACGATGAAGGCGAAAACGAGCTCGAAAACAGAGCAAGTTACCTTGATAAGTGGACAACAGCAAGAAAGCAAAGGGAGATCGGCAGCAGGGCTTCAACAGATCATAGAAGGGACTCCTTCAAAACGGTTGAGATTGACTCGCAAAAAACGACGTCCACTTATTCGTCCACGAATGCTCGAAAATCAAACTGCCAAAGCCCACTTCACAGACAATCTATCCCACATGCCGCTGTCTCATCTCACCATAGATCATCATCACTTCACACTATTACTCAATCTCCTATAACCCCATCCACTGTACCAAAACCTCGGCCCCTGCAAGTTCGTTCCTCGAGCCCTAGATGCCTAAGAGATGAAAGCAGCTATTCAACTGCAAATACCCCGAGTCTACGCTCCATGCCATGCTCAAACAACACCATGATGCCTAATTACATGGCTAGCACCGAGTCAGCAAAAGCCCGGATTAGATCACACAGTGCACCAAGACAAAGGCCCTCCACTCCCGATAGAGATCGTGGTGGAGGGTCGGCTAAAAAACGTCTCACATACCCTATACCAGAGCCGTATTATGCGAATTGCGGATTCGGTAGCTTTAACCATAATCTGAGAAGTCCAAGCTTCAAGAGTGTAAAAGCGGGCTATGTAGGGATGGAGCAACAGTCGAATTATTCATGTTACACAGATAGTATTGGTGGAGAGATTTCGCCATGCTCGACTACGGATCTTCGAAGATGGTTAAGATGA